A region of Chloracidobacterium sp. DNA encodes the following proteins:
- a CDS encoding thioredoxin domain-containing protein: protein MRSINTILFIIIFTFAAFGQKPDEILATSTGHTIRLRDLPPAIQKAVSDYPANLPKIRTNLFEQMVNEKVLELEAKERGVTQGRLIAAEKAKIPAPSEIEIKALYEAKRREIGSRTLEEVRKAIIDYLRNQAEQKMLGTLLTSLKTKYKVTGGKEVNAIGLAQTEVLVTINGQPVTLKDFEDFAKIPLFQDKADLADSVVDAVTETLYNLLLADEAKSLGIDEGTLIGREITNKLKEFSTEERAALTDALGKRLFAKYQVNMLYTAPEPMRQNISVGTSPATGPANAPVTVVMFSDFQCSACSATHPVLKKAMESYPGKIRFVVRNFPLEGVHLNAWRAALAAEAANAQGKFFEYIEILYAHQDALDDASLKKYAADLGLNVKQFELDFNSEKTAAAVKKDMADGEFYGVSGTPAIYVNGIWVRSLTVEAFKAAIDKALGSK, encoded by the coding sequence ATGAGATCGATCAACACTATTCTCTTCATTATTATTTTCACGTTCGCGGCTTTTGGGCAAAAGCCGGACGAAATTCTAGCGACTTCGACGGGGCATACGATACGGCTTCGTGATTTGCCGCCTGCAATTCAAAAAGCAGTTTCTGATTATCCAGCAAATCTTCCAAAAATACGCACGAACCTCTTTGAGCAGATGGTAAACGAAAAGGTTTTGGAGCTTGAAGCCAAGGAACGCGGCGTTACGCAGGGTCGTCTTATTGCGGCCGAAAAGGCAAAGATTCCGGCTCCTAGCGAGATCGAGATCAAAGCCCTTTATGAAGCAAAACGTAGAGAGATCGGATCCAGAACGCTCGAAGAAGTGCGAAAAGCGATCATTGATTACCTTCGCAATCAAGCCGAACAAAAGATGCTGGGCACGCTTTTGACCAGCCTAAAGACCAAATATAAAGTCACTGGTGGGAAGGAGGTAAACGCCATAGGGCTTGCTCAAACTGAAGTCCTCGTAACTATCAACGGCCAACCAGTTACCCTCAAAGATTTTGAGGATTTTGCGAAAATTCCGTTGTTCCAAGACAAAGCCGATCTCGCCGATTCTGTGGTTGATGCGGTAACGGAAACTCTCTATAACCTTTTGCTGGCGGATGAGGCCAAATCTCTCGGCATCGACGAAGGTACGCTGATCGGCCGCGAGATCACTAATAAACTAAAAGAGTTTTCGACCGAGGAACGCGCGGCGTTGACCGATGCATTAGGAAAACGGCTCTTTGCCAAATATCAGGTAAACATGCTCTACACAGCACCTGAACCGATGCGGCAAAACATCTCGGTCGGAACTTCGCCCGCGACCGGACCGGCAAATGCGCCGGTTACTGTCGTGATGTTCAGCGACTTTCAATGCTCGGCATGCTCTGCCACGCATCCGGTATTGAAAAAGGCGATGGAATCATATCCGGGCAAGATCCGTTTTGTCGTTCGCAACTTCCCACTTGAGGGCGTTCATCTCAATGCGTGGCGTGCGGCTCTTGCGGCCGAAGCCGCAAATGCACAGGGCAAATTCTTCGAATATATTGAGATTCTCTACGCCCATCAGGATGCTCTCGACGATGCGTCATTGAAGAAATACGCCGCCGATCTGGGTTTGAATGTCAAACAATTTGAGTTAGACTTTAACTCCGAAAAGACAGCGGCTGCTGTCAAAAAAGATATGGCCGACGGTGAATTCTATGGCGTCAGTGGGACACCCGCGATCTATGTGAACGGCATCTGGGTAAGGTCCCTTACGGTCGAAGCATTTAAGGCCGCAATAGATAAAGCTTTAGGAAGTAAGTAA
- a CDS encoding DNA-3-methyladenine glycosylase, with amino-acid sequence MGKKLPRSFYVRLDTISIAKELLGKLIVVPVNGRRVSAMIVETEAYLGETDRAAHSYNGRRTPRNEVTYGKGGHAYVFFIYGMYYQLNIVTGPRERPHVVLIRAVEPFDGIEIMRERRGPMKDRNLTSGPGKLCIALNIDRSLNGEDLRGKQIWLEDHCTFAPNEIAIGKRVGIDYAGEDAEKPWRFWVKDNEFVSKVNNAIDQASN; translated from the coding sequence ATGGGGAAAAAACTTCCGCGCTCATTCTACGTCCGCCTGGATACGATCTCGATAGCAAAAGAACTACTTGGCAAGCTGATCGTCGTTCCTGTTAACGGTCGCCGTGTTTCTGCGATGATTGTCGAAACCGAAGCATATCTGGGCGAGACCGACCGAGCGGCACACAGCTACAACGGGCGCCGCACGCCGCGAAATGAGGTCACCTATGGCAAGGGCGGACATGCGTATGTTTTCTTTATTTATGGGATGTATTACCAGCTAAATATCGTGACCGGCCCACGCGAACGTCCGCACGTTGTTCTAATTCGGGCCGTCGAACCCTTCGATGGTATTGAGATCATGCGTGAACGTCGCGGTCCGATGAAAGACCGCAATCTGACTTCCGGGCCCGGCAAACTCTGTATTGCGCTCAATATTGACCGTAGTCTAAATGGCGAAGACCTGCGCGGAAAGCAGATCTGGCTTGAAGATCACTGTACCTTTGCCCCGAACGAGATCGCCATCGGTAAACGCGTCGGCATCGACTACGCGGGCGAAGACGCGGAAAAGCCGTGGCGGTTTTGGGTGAAAGACAACGAGTTTGTGAGTAAAGTCAATAACGCTATTGACCAAGCCTCAAACTAA
- a CDS encoding pyridoxal phosphate-dependent aminotransferase, with product MSEARVKKVKPDIRAITRLVPASGNLVQGQSELPIDPQLAVEAGQIIAASQNHYGGSEGNEDLRKAVAAKIARYNGIEIDVDARPFEVMITNGGTGALIGIAQSYLRGKSALVFEPYYPYHRRILEEFGGKTETFELDENLTFDKDALLARCKELKDRTEFPLKAIIVCTPANPSGKVMTQAELEAVADVAKQLDLLVISDEVYEHYVMGENPHVSIASLPDMWERTITVNSFSKSWNISGWRLGYAYGKGELIAQVNNAANVIYVCPATPLQAALSKVLMADDTYYPRLRDDFDAKRRSFSEGITDLGFKIYDSGSAFYLWARIPETFSDAIAFNEMLMRDAGVGMTPGSAFADSDDWDAHVRICIAREDNILEGAMEKLQRVLR from the coding sequence ATGTCAGAAGCTAGAGTTAAGAAAGTCAAGCCCGATATCCGGGCCATTACGCGGCTCGTTCCGGCGAGCGGGAACCTTGTTCAGGGCCAGTCGGAATTGCCGATCGACCCGCAGCTTGCGGTCGAGGCCGGGCAGATAATTGCGGCGAGCCAAAATCACTACGGCGGCAGCGAGGGCAACGAAGATTTGCGCAAAGCCGTCGCCGCAAAGATCGCCAGATACAACGGCATCGAGATCGATGTTGACGCCCGTCCGTTTGAAGTTATGATAACGAACGGCGGCACGGGAGCTTTGATCGGAATCGCCCAGAGCTATCTTCGCGGCAAGTCGGCACTTGTTTTTGAGCCTTATTATCCTTATCACCGGCGAATACTTGAGGAATTTGGCGGCAAGACGGAAACATTCGAACTCGACGAAAACCTGACGTTCGACAAGGACGCATTGCTCGCCCGCTGCAAAGAGCTAAAGGATCGCACCGAATTTCCGCTCAAGGCGATCATCGTTTGCACGCCCGCAAATCCAAGCGGCAAAGTGATGACGCAAGCCGAACTCGAAGCCGTCGCCGACGTTGCAAAACAGCTCGACCTGCTCGTAATTTCCGACGAGGTTTACGAGCATTACGTCATGGGCGAAAATCCGCACGTTTCCATCGCAAGTTTGCCTGATATGTGGGAGAGGACGATAACCGTCAACTCATTCTCAAAATCGTGGAACATTTCTGGCTGGCGTCTCGGCTACGCCTACGGCAAAGGCGAGCTGATAGCACAGGTAAACAACGCCGCTAATGTGATCTACGTCTGTCCGGCAACGCCGCTCCAGGCTGCTCTCTCTAAGGTTTTGATGGCCGATGACACATATTACCCGCGGCTCCGGGACGATTTTGACGCCAAACGCCGCAGCTTTTCAGAAGGCATTACGGATCTCGGTTTTAAGATCTACGATTCCGGTTCGGCATTCTACCTTTGGGCACGCATTCCCGAAACCTTCAGCGACGCAATTGCGTTTAACGAAATGCTTATGCGCGACGCCGGAGTCGGAATGACGCCCGGCAGCGCCTTTGCTGACAGTGACGATTGGGACGCACACGTCCGCATCTGCATCGCTCGCGAAGACAACATCCTCGAAGGTGCGATGGAAAAGCTGCAACGCGTTCTTCGCTAA
- a CDS encoding S46 family peptidase, producing MKRSFALLICINLLVSLVFADEGMWTFDNPPLKQWKERYNFEPSKEWLDKVRLASPKVNGSSAVFVSPNGLIATNHHVAAGYIEKVSSKERDLLMLGYNAKTQADELKIPDASASVLFSFDNITTRVHNAAKMGTNDADIAAKRTAEIAAIEKDCPAGLKCDVVSLYSGGEYWIYRFKRYTDIRLVMAPEEQAAFFGGDYDNFVYPRHDLDFTFLRAYEDGKPASTPQYLKWSATGAADGEFILVSGYPGSTARLLTIAQLGYQRDIGNPLQEQVWKIRRKALEDYSKRGAEQLRQANPGMRSFANSLKRLEGQQKGLLNPRNFARKEAEEKDLRDKLAAKPELDKQYAPAWAAIENAYTTLPTRAKQIAFSSLSSSQLATFARQIVTFQIETAKPNGERYPEYRDARLEAFKTSLLSPAPIYADMEEAALTAWFVEARKVLGASDPFIKAALGDAEPSEVVGRAVRETKLINPADRKALLDGGAAAVNASTDPMVTLARRVDPIIRELREWNEKNITNVETANGTKIAEARFAIYGKTMPPDANSQLRIEYGVVKGYDEDTTLVPYKTTFFGLYDRALSFNEASPFNLPPSLKAARNKIDLSTPLNFVYSADTIGGNSGSPVINRKGEVVGLNFDSNNQKLSNRYWYIEEGEGSRAVGVHSAGVIESLRKVYDADALVRELLGS from the coding sequence ATGAAACGATCTTTTGCTCTGTTGATTTGCATAAATTTGCTCGTATCTTTGGTCTTTGCCGACGAGGGAATGTGGACCTTCGACAATCCGCCGCTAAAGCAGTGGAAGGAACGCTACAATTTTGAGCCGTCGAAAGAGTGGCTCGATAAGGTGCGGCTTGCCTCGCCAAAGGTGAACGGATCCTCGGCTGTGTTCGTCTCGCCGAACGGCTTGATCGCGACCAATCATCACGTCGCGGCGGGTTATATCGAAAAGGTTTCAAGCAAGGAACGCGACCTTTTGATGCTCGGCTACAATGCGAAAACGCAGGCTGACGAACTGAAAATTCCGGACGCGAGCGCTTCTGTTTTGTTTTCATTCGATAACATCACCACGCGTGTGCACAACGCCGCGAAAATGGGTACAAACGACGCTGACATCGCCGCAAAACGTACAGCCGAGATCGCGGCGATCGAAAAGGATTGTCCTGCGGGCTTGAAGTGCGATGTTGTCTCGCTTTACAGCGGCGGTGAGTATTGGATCTACCGTTTCAAACGTTATACCGACATTCGCCTCGTGATGGCTCCTGAGGAACAGGCTGCGTTCTTTGGCGGCGATTATGACAACTTTGTCTATCCTCGCCACGATCTTGATTTCACGTTTTTGAGAGCTTATGAGGACGGCAAGCCTGCCAGCACGCCGCAATATTTGAAATGGTCTGCAACCGGAGCAGCCGATGGAGAATTCATTTTAGTTTCCGGCTATCCCGGCTCGACGGCACGTTTGCTTACGATCGCACAGCTTGGTTATCAACGCGACATCGGCAATCCTCTGCAGGAACAGGTTTGGAAAATTCGCCGTAAGGCTCTGGAAGATTATTCAAAGCGCGGTGCCGAACAGCTTCGACAGGCAAATCCCGGAATGCGTTCGTTCGCAAATTCGCTCAAGCGTCTTGAAGGCCAGCAAAAAGGCTTGCTCAATCCACGTAATTTTGCGCGCAAAGAGGCAGAGGAAAAAGACCTGCGCGATAAACTTGCTGCGAAACCCGAACTCGATAAACAATACGCACCTGCATGGGCAGCGATCGAAAATGCTTACACCACGTTGCCAACGAGAGCAAAACAGATCGCGTTCTCAAGCCTAAGTTCATCTCAGCTTGCGACCTTTGCACGGCAGATCGTCACTTTCCAGATCGAGACCGCAAAACCCAACGGCGAACGATATCCTGAGTATCGCGATGCCCGGCTAGAAGCCTTCAAAACGTCGCTGCTTTCGCCCGCACCGATCTATGCGGATATGGAAGAAGCAGCGCTGACAGCGTGGTTTGTTGAGGCGAGAAAGGTTCTCGGCGCAAGCGATCCTTTTATCAAAGCTGCTCTCGGTGATGCCGAGCCCTCTGAGGTTGTTGGGCGAGCGGTTCGCGAAACAAAACTCATCAATCCTGCTGATCGAAAGGCACTTCTCGATGGCGGTGCGGCTGCGGTCAATGCTTCGACCGATCCGATGGTCACGCTTGCCCGCCGAGTCGATCCTATCATTCGTGAACTCCGCGAATGGAATGAAAAGAACATCACCAACGTCGAAACCGCCAACGGCACAAAGATCGCCGAGGCTCGGTTTGCGATCTACGGCAAAACGATGCCGCCGGACGCAAATTCACAGCTTCGCATCGAGTATGGTGTGGTGAAAGGCTATGACGAAGACACAACGCTTGTGCCGTATAAAACGACTTTTTTCGGGCTTTATGACAGGGCACTGAGCTTTAACGAAGCCTCGCCATTCAACCTGCCGCCGAGTCTGAAAGCCGCCCGTAACAAGATCGATCTTTCGACGCCGCTCAATTTTGTTTACAGCGCTGACACGATCGGCGGCAACAGTGGCTCGCCCGTCATCAACCGCAAAGGCGAGGTCGTCGGCCTAAATTTTGACAGCAATAACCAAAAGCTCTCAAACCGCTATTGGTACATCGAAGAAGGCGAAGGCTCACGCGCAGTCGGTGTTCACTCGGCAGGGGTCATCGAGTCGTTGAGAAAGGTTTATGATGCCGATGCATTAGTGAGGGAATTACTAGGCAGCTAG